A single region of the Oreochromis niloticus isolate F11D_XX linkage group LG19, O_niloticus_UMD_NMBU, whole genome shotgun sequence genome encodes:
- the si:ch73-242m19.1 gene encoding uncharacterized protein si:ch73-242m19.1 isoform X6 produces MQRELESCLSFEYTPDSLPLLLHQFFTDRSYHLAQIRYLLMLRWRRFCHHASVIEKLYPHYKDQLSYMTREYQDAVQRARRLSASREKMLTGRGNPFSLLTQDDVVIYLQWLVCHLHSVQPIHNFLRVLHYVPMCERKDEAPGQEILHETQQADRLPLHTVHLEQFMPELESLLSYFRLPYDTGNLKTTADEMELFSMVWREFKAIFRQQEQMKTFPPYVVTDVRESQWGRKSANMAVCKEANWIPFIQVKPWRNPWQQKLFTMLKEKNSVDELLQMQCKFLQVRDLLHVAAALKEHAAQVGDSQSTSFISSSHKTKKQMISEIWKSVYNAANLIQETHSHSSTSRVSNKEISKSQTSSFYHESQSLEDNLQVLGLDDSLPEGSSGPVVTRGAYLSLIYLRHLKLRELQRVSLGMLNYLRSVERTLTFDLAGLQLEGQVLHSTAEETGWMNAARGGKGEAEGLGSFQYIHNTPVDYKVHCSEFMEFAEVENLHDFYTSEGRYIHTQDHRGFYIMYDAALQDLVELMNELLLIGSHFIHRNTIKLIGKTEGVSASTVDFNSWAGTDVDRVAVLLNLWTCETEFMESKVQLLNCYYEAYQHAAGTEERFALARVITDIMHRKPQLDLNQDYFFQAYRTEISCMQSHQRLIRDILDNQIERQRLYLQRIWRNDHKAFITSYGRPPNYVPQYLVSLGGGRPALMNVFLLEVHPSLCLASAVYQGLVQAHTELCQLHRVTSISDKLHLEHNLLEQALKIWNNQTSPGASYSSQIQRDVHSCSEYGQITVYKKLSHFTKSQFVCCSQLFSDVFIEDPILVQKLGLSLVKAAEERDMKQGPDKQLCAVETLSMLLELMSIRHRLLESASETAHLAQLYRNVALELGFEEFHLYLRPLQFECTDQKVRVQQRPVFITEILEDDSSVDRFIPSHLPLSIQELDENQIGRFSFSSEEAVIHLMNRQSIENLQVALACQVTQKNALMSAVKLAQLCLWAESDSSSAEREDKDVTCNSGSGSHTGGLQEQYKSFPSKPSRRISTKQWVMGAFVSIQLEKVGLRDEMLNSFVKKKQAVGGFLKTPEEAAEIKRELIIDFLRKFSTQMSLHCVRAQIVGYYHNLTFLLEDIPYIRQSYFMIGQPVADRCSDPRIFQQLLCADGRTLLNLWYIPHFTEVLRMFKTLDVSACDEALRHTLQIVSALHDIIHYLISFSKLGNRQDSLRWGRGHDTAGSHLAADWGDTESIGIELQELQQQVDHLSDPSSLESVGRLLQLRRQVLLLQFDTAVRIFVREAFLSSGDFTSYQSVSDNMANALPLMIGCIQTDFFSFTLPVPRPLENQGCRAQRMYPWRSFIACHGLLPIHGWDVPPTEYCMQLCLSSLSSRSRLQANAAILGVSLLMEDVLNGGREAEPVRLHGNKDDLQHSGTPNEVTTVSNKGNKSCKEDDDDEEEETKIDSSDFQDPIRVQSVLKGFLLLTKQLEVFKESWALRRLGVDVFRTPALYQQFVKLYRDEIFYPSMRALAKQMDKEHHYEVFISDTQSLLPPPGASEVDVKAWQLHLLMESTECDMIRAVQRKTSRELTLVLSEKTQQDNRLPTKLWKRSQMKYSLSPEQPQMVETFIQQLMQGAEQSEGELKVSRDHLQQCLTHLSSSVMERERQCFLLYSQFYEQILQQHTQLLYQREQDLKSLKDAQTSNSHKEVADLCRGMMLEVSALRAQVVHLEEEKINLEEQLGLKFKERYHPLVRHLFSTCIQLKARLDEYPRQMERDVSVMVNRARGEGVDKIIKLKKRYGCTKDDDGLTLTQLKKEEVHELKLENSRLTALLCKLKALRCWRQVVDQEKLHRQLLQTKQREVTTRTEALRVKMLSEEKVALLQEELDFAQQALTCSQAECSSIKKQLSRKTEEFQVFRHQSAREAHSRRELDAHRVQTSEQMRADMEDRDRQLRAFGEQLDRGSRINRLQRERSAKEIRQVRGQLQQQRSLKQEAFQQLDKLQNQVNDVEAALSRGASTAGQSRTYCTLSVSRLSTRSPSTGLHRNRQHSALQLGSLTNYTTPQDFATEPRQQRAETARGHSNTSTDGPKADLCRLRVPTAEALFPDL; encoded by the exons ATGCAGCGAGAGCTGGAGAGCTGCTTGAGTTTTGAGTACACTCCTGACAGTCTGCCTCTTCTGCTGCACCAG ttcttcACAGACAGATCTTATCACTTGGCTCAGATCAGATATCTGCTCATGCTGAGATGGAGGAGATTTTGCCACCATGCCAGCGTTATTGAGAAGCTTTATCCCCATTATAAG GATCAACTGTCCTACATGACCCGTGAGTATCAGGATGCCGTTCAGAGAGCTCGCAGACTATCAGCAAGCAGAGAGAAGATGCTGACCGGCCGAGGAAACCCCTTCAGCCTGCTCACTCAGGACGATGTGGTCATTTATCTGCAGTGGCTTGTCTGCCACCTGCACTCTGTTCAGCCCATCCACAACTTTCTCAGG GTGCTGCACTATGTACCTATGTGTGAAAGAAAAGATGAAGCACCAGGACAGGAAATTTTACATGAGACACAACAGGCTGATA GACTCCCACTCCACACTGTTCACCTGGAGCAGTTCATGCCCGAGCTGGAGTCCCTGCTCTCCTACTTCCGCCTGCCATATGACACAGGAAATCTGAAAACCACTGCAGATGAGATGGAGCTATTCAGCATG GTGTGGAGGGAGTTTAAAGCGATCTTCCGACAACAAGAGCAGATGAAAACGTTTCCTCCTTATGTCGTTACGGACGTCAGAGAGAGTCAGTGGGGGAGGAAGAGTGCAAACATGGCTGTGTGCAAGGAGGCTAACTGGATTCCATTCATCCAG GTGAAACCCTGGCGAAATCCGTGGCAGCAGAAGCTCTTCACAATGCTCAAGGAAAAGAATTCAGTTGATGAGCTGCTCCAGATGCAGTGCAAGTTTCTTCAG GTCCGTGATTTGCTCCACGTGGCTGCAGCTCTCAAAGAACATGCTGCTCAAGTTGGCGACTCACAATCCACATCGTTCATCTCAAGCAGccacaagacaaaaaaacaaatgatctCTGAGATTTGGAAAAGTGTTTACAATGCTGCCAAtctcattcag GAAACCCACAGTCACTCATCCACATCCAGAGTGAGCAACAAAGAGATTTCAAAGAGTCAGACCTCAAGCTTTTACCATGAAAG TCAGTCTTTGGAGGACAACCTGCAGGTCCTGGGCCTGGATGACAGTTTACCTGAAGGCTCCTCAGGTCCAGTAGTAACCAGAGGAGCTTACCTGTCCCTCATCTATCTGCGCCATTTGAAACTCAGAGAGCTCCAG CGTGTGTCACTTGGGATGCTGAACTACCTGCGCTCTGTGGAAAggactttgacctttgacctggcAGGTTTGCAGCTAGAAGGACAGGTGCTGCACAGCACAGCAGAGGAGACAGGTTGGATGAATGCAGccagaggaggaaaaggagagGCAGAAGGTCTCGGCTCTTTCCAGTATATCCACAACACTCCTGTCGACTACAAG GTCCACTGCTCAGAGTTCATGGAGTTTGCAGAGGTGGAGAATCTTCATGATTTTTACACCTCTGAGGGCCGTTACATCCACACTCaggaccacagagggttttaCATCATGTACGACGCTGCTCTGCAGGACCTTGTGGAGCTGATGAATGAGCTTCTCCTCATCGGCTCGCACTTCATCCACAGAAACACGATCAAACTAATTGGAAAAACTGAGGGAGTGTCAGCCTCGACAGTAGATTTCAACTCCTGGGCTGGGACAGATGTTGACCGCGTTGCTGTGCTTCTCAATTTGTGGACATGTGAGACTGAGTTCATGGAGAGCAAAGTCCAG cttttaaACTGTTACTATGAAGCCTACCAGCATGCAGCGGGCACAGAGGAGAGGTTTGCATTGGCCCGAGTTATCACTGACATCATGCACAGGAAGCCACAGCTGGACCTGAACcaggattacttttttcagGCCTACAGGACTGAGATCAGCTGCATGCAGAGCCACCAGCGGCTGATCCGAGACATTCTGGACAATCAG ATAGAGAGACAGCGACTGTACCTTCAGCGCATCTGGAGAAATGATCACAAAGCCTTTATAACCAGCTATGGTCGTCCACCTAACTATGTTCCCCAATATTTGGTCTCACTTGGAGGCGGGAG gccTGCTCTGATGAATGTATTCCTGCTAGAAGTTCACCCATCACTCTGTCTGGCCTCTGCAGTCTATCAAGGATTGGTTCAGGCTCACACTGAACTCTGTCAATTGCACCGAGTCACGAGCATCAGTGACAAACTCCACCTTGAACACAACCTCTTAGAGCAGGCACTGAAAATCTGGAACAACCAGACTTCACCAGGAGCCTCCTACAGCTCACAAATACAAAGAGATGTACATTCTTGTTCAGAGTATGGTCAGATTACTGTGTACAAAAAATTAAGCCATTTCACTAAATCCCAGTTTGTCTGTTGCTCTCAGTTGTTCTCAGACGTGTTTATCGAGGATCCGATTTTGGTCCAGAAGTTGGGCCTGTCACTAGTAAAAGCTGCAGAGGAGAGGGACATGAAGCAAGGACCAGACAAGCAGCTCTGTgctgtagaaacattgtccatGCTGCTGGAGCTTATGAGTATCCGCCATCGCCTGCTGGAATCAGCCTCAGAGACGGCACATCTGGCACA GCTGTACAGAAATGTGGCCTTAGAGCTCGGCTTTGAGGAGTTCCACCTGTATCTGAGGCCGCTGCAGTTTGAGTGTACTGATCAGAAAGTCAGAGTCCAGCAGAGGCCTGTTTTTATCACAGAAATCCTGGAGGACGACAGCTCCGTGGACAG GTTCATCCCATCCCATCTGCCTCTGAGTATCCAGGAACTGGACGAGAACCAGATCGGGAGGTTTAGCTTCAGCTCAGAGGAAGCAGTTATCCAT CTTATGAACAGACAGAGTATCGAGAACCTCCAGGTGGCGTTGGCCTGTCAGGTTACACAGAAGAACGCCTTGATGAGTGCGGTCAAACTGGCTCAACTTTGTCTTTGGGCAGAAAGTGATTCATCTTCAGCTGAG AGGGAAGACAAAGATGTAACATGTAACTCCGGCTCTGGCAGTCACACAGGCGGCCTGCAGGAACAATATAAATCTTTTCCCTCCAAACCCTCCAGGAGAATTTCCACAAAACAGTG GGTGATGGGCGCATTTGTGTCCATCCAGCTGGAAAAAGTGGGTCTGCGTGACGAGATGCTGAATTCAtttgtgaagaagaaacaggCCGTGGGGGGGTTTCTAAAAACCCCG GAGGAGGCTGCAGAGATCAAAAGGGAGCTCATAATCGACTTTCTCAGGAA ATTTAGCACACAAATGTCCCTGCACTGTGTGAGAGCTCAGATTGTTGGATATTACCACAATCTGACCTTTCTCTTGGAAGACATTCCCTACATTCGTCAGTCCTACTTCATGATTGGACAGCCTGTTGCTGATCGTTGTTCTGACCCCAG GATTTTTCAGCAGTTGCTGTGTGCAGATGGAAGAACTCTCCTCAACCTCTGGTACATCCCCCACTTCACTGAAGTGCTTCGCATGTTCAAAACACTTGATGTTTCG GCATGTGATGAGGCTCTCCGTCACACTCTGCAGATAGTGTCAGCTCTTCATGACATCATTCATTACCTGATCAGCTTCTCCAAACTGGGAAACAGACAAGACTCTTTAAGATGGGGGAGAGGACATGATACAGCAGGGTCACATCTGGCAGCTGACTGGGGAGACACTGAAAGCATCG GAATAGAGCTGCAGGAGCTCCAGCAGCAGGTCGATCATCTGTCTGATCCCAGCAGCCTGGAGTCCGTCGGCCGCCTGCTGCAGCTGCGCAGGCAGGTCCTCCTGCTGCAGTTTGATACTGCTGTCAGAATCTTTGTCAG GGAGGCTTTCCTCTCCTCTGGTGATTTTACTTCCTACCAGAGTGTGAGTGACAACATGGCGAACGCTCTCCCTCTGATGATTGGCTGCATCCAGactgacttcttcagtttcacgCTGCCCGTTCCTCGACCTCTGGAGAATCAAGGCTGTCGG GCGCAGAGGATGTATCCATGGAGGAGTTTCATAGCCTGTCACGGACTGCTCCCTATTCATGGTTGGGATGTCCCACCTACTGAATACTGCATGCAG CTCTGTTTGAGCAGCCTGAGCAGTCGCAGCAGACTGCAGGCCAATGCTGCAATCCTCGGGGTGTCCCTGCTCATGGAGGACGTCCTGAACGGTGGAAGAGAGGCAGAGCCTGTTCGTCTCCATGGCAACAAAGATGACCTTCAGCATAGTGGCACACCTAATGAAGTAACGACAGTTTCTAACAAG ggaaataaaagctgcaaagaagatgatgatgatgaagaagaagagacaAAGATTGATTCCTCAGACTTTCAGGATCCAATCAGAGTCCAGTCTGTGCTGAAAGGTTTTCTCCTGCTGACGAAGCAGCTCGAGGTCTTCAAGGAGAGCTGGGCTCTAAGACGTTTAGGCGTCGACGTCTTTAGGACACCAGCTTTGTATCAACAGTTTGTAAAACTTTACCG AGATGAAATCTTTTACCCCAGTATGAGAGCTCTGGCTAAACAAATGGATAAAGAGCATCACTATGAAGTTTTCATCTCTGACACCCAGTCTCTTCTGCCCCCTCCTGGAGCTTCAGAGGTTGATGTGAAAGCCTGGCAG CTCCACCTGCTGATGGAGAGCACAGAGTGCGACATGATTAGAGCAGTGCAGAGAAAAACGAGCAGAGAGCTCACACTAGTGCTTTCAGAGAAAACTCAACAAGATAATCGGCTCCCCACAA AGCTGTGGAAAAGAAGTCAAATGAAGTACAGTTTGTCCCCTGAGCAGCCACAGATGGTGGAAACATTCATCCAGCAGCTGATGCAGGGAGCTGAGCAGTCGGAGGGAGAG ctgAAGGTCTCTCGGGATCATCTGCAGCAGTGTCTCACTCACCTCAGCTCCTCAGTGATGGAGCGAGAGCGCCAATGCTTTCTGCTTTATTCACAGTTTTATGAACAAATCCTGCAGCAGCACACTCAGCTTCTGTACCAGAGAGAACAG GATTTGAAGAGTCTGAAGGACGCTCAGACAAGTAATTCTCACAAAGAG GTGGCAGATTTATGCCGCGGGATGATGTTGGAGGTCTCAGCCCTGCGGGCCCAAGTTGTTCACCTGGAAGAAGAGAAAATTAATTTAGAGGAACAGCTCGGCCTCAAATTCAAAGAACGCTACCACCCTCTGGTCCGACACCTTTTCTCTACCTGCATCCAGTTAAAG GCCAGACTTGATGAGTATCCCCGACAAATGGAACGGGACGTAAGTGTGATGGTGAACAGAGCACGGGGGGAAGGCGTGGACAAGATCATCAAGCTCAAGAAGAGGTACGGCTGCACCAAAGACGATGATGGACTCACCCTCACACAGTTAAAG AAGGAAGAAGTGCACGAGTTGAAGCTGGAGAACAGCCGGCTGactgctctgctctgtaaactgaaggctctgagaTGCTGGAGGCAGGTGGTCGACCAGGAGAAACTTCACAGGCAACTGCTCCAAACCAAGCAG AGGGAGGTTACCACTCGCACCGAGGCTCTCAGAGTGAAAATGTTATCAGAGGAGAAGGTGGCTCTCCTGCAGGAGGAGCTGGACTTTGCACAGCAGGCGCTGACCTGCTCTCAGGCCGAGTGCAGCAGCATCAAGAAGCAGCTCAGCAGGAAG ACAGAGGAGTTCCAGGTGTTCAGGCATCAGTCTGCACGGGAAGCCCACAGCAGACGGGAGCTGGACGCTCATCGAGTGCAGACCTCGGAACAAATGAGAGCCGACATGGAGGATAGAGACAGACAGCTCAGGGCCTTCGGTGAGCAGCTGGACAGAGGCAGCAGGATAAACAGGCTACAAAGAGAGCGCAGTGCCAAAGAGATCCGGCAG GTGAGGGGCCAGCTACAGCAGCAACGCAGCCTTAAACAAGAGGCCTTTCAGCAGCTGGATAAACTGCAGAACCAGGTGAACGATGTGGAGGCAGCTCTCTCCAGAGGAGCTTCGACAGCAG GTCAAAGCAGGACTTATTGCACGCTGTCAGTCAGCAGACTGAGTACTAGAAGTCCCTCGACAG GTCTGCACCGGAACAGGCAGCATTCAGCCCTGCAGCTTGGCAGCCTCACAAACTACACCACACCTCAGGACTTTGCAACAGAGCCAAGACAGCAGAGAGCAGAAACAGCTAGAGGTCATTCAAACACGAGCACAGACGGACCTAAAGCA gaTCTGTGTCGCCTGCGCGTCCCGACAGCCGAGGCTTTGTTCCCAGATCTGTGA